The Solibacillus sp. FSL W7-1436 genome window below encodes:
- the hisG gene encoding ATP phosphoribosyltransferase yields MTQLTIAMPKGRIFEEAYEMLLEAGFNLPEEVEMSRKLMIEIPEENISFILAKPMDVPVYVEHGVADIGIAGKDVLLEQRRTVHELLDLKISECYIASAGLPNTTINEIAPRIATKYPNIAMKYYKGIGEQVEIIELNGSIELAPMIGLADRIVDIVSTGRTLKENGLVEYEHIAEVSSRLIANPVSYRMKSDRIQDLVTRLKKCVK; encoded by the coding sequence ATGACACAGCTAACAATTGCGATGCCAAAAGGCCGTATTTTCGAAGAAGCTTATGAAATGCTGCTGGAGGCTGGCTTTAACCTTCCTGAAGAAGTGGAAATGTCGCGTAAACTTATGATTGAAATACCTGAGGAAAACATCAGCTTTATTTTAGCGAAACCGATGGACGTACCGGTTTATGTCGAGCATGGGGTTGCGGATATCGGAATTGCGGGTAAAGATGTTTTACTTGAGCAGCGCCGAACTGTACATGAGCTGCTCGATCTGAAAATCAGTGAATGCTATATCGCTTCAGCAGGTTTGCCGAACACAACGATTAATGAAATTGCGCCGCGGATTGCGACGAAGTATCCGAATATTGCGATGAAGTATTACAAAGGAATCGGCGAGCAGGTTGAGATCATTGAACTGAACGGATCGATTGAACTGGCACCGATGATTGGCCTGGCCGATCGCATTGTCGATATCGTTTCAACGGGACGTACACTGAAGGAGAACGGCTTAGTGGAATATGAGCATATCGCCGAAGTTTCATCCCGATTAATCGCAAATCCTGTAAGCTATCGGATGAAAAGTGACCGCATTCAAGATTTAGTTACACGCTTGAAAAAATGTGTGAAATAA
- a CDS encoding ATP phosphoribosyltransferase regulatory subunit, which produces MSSIKMFEKPLGMRDTLPEIYEKLELIRSTGRTLLRERGYEFIKTPSVEYYDTVGKASAISDARLFKLVDSQGNTLVLRPDMTTPIARVATSKLLKEKIPQRLAYFANVFRAQQREGGRPAEFDQMGIELIGDNSVYADAEVIMTAIDLVKAYQITDFKVTIGHAGVLSCILKDYTESDAQADDLNDLLVQRNFVGFEEAVLAFDLPKTKSDALLAYIEDAISLPSIEAMEKYVRKNDALEYMRNLAKILDAAGYEEYIAFDFTLSSHMSYYTGMLFEVFASGSGFPLGNGGRYDGLMQHFGSQTGATGFGLRVDRVFEAMPKINIDKDEVLVLFAAERFAEALQAVQLLREQGKQVTFQSYEGIENIEALKAHFKIVNEYNSREA; this is translated from the coding sequence ATGTCATCGATTAAAATGTTTGAAAAGCCACTTGGAATGCGTGATACATTACCGGAAATTTATGAAAAACTTGAACTGATCCGCTCAACAGGACGAACACTGCTACGTGAGCGCGGCTATGAATTTATAAAAACACCATCTGTTGAATATTACGATACGGTCGGAAAAGCATCTGCAATTTCCGATGCCCGACTTTTTAAATTGGTTGATAGCCAAGGAAATACTCTTGTACTACGACCTGATATGACAACACCGATTGCCCGTGTTGCCACATCGAAATTACTGAAAGAGAAAATTCCGCAACGCCTTGCCTATTTTGCAAATGTGTTCCGTGCACAGCAGCGTGAAGGCGGTCGCCCGGCTGAATTTGATCAGATGGGGATTGAACTGATTGGTGACAATTCCGTGTATGCCGATGCGGAAGTGATCATGACGGCAATCGATTTAGTAAAGGCTTATCAAATTACAGATTTCAAAGTAACAATCGGACATGCAGGTGTATTGAGCTGCATTTTGAAGGACTATACAGAAAGTGATGCACAGGCAGATGATTTAAATGATCTTCTTGTACAACGGAATTTCGTCGGGTTTGAAGAAGCGGTACTGGCATTTGATTTGCCGAAAACAAAATCCGATGCACTGTTGGCCTATATTGAAGATGCGATCAGCCTTCCTTCAATCGAAGCAATGGAGAAATATGTGCGCAAAAATGATGCGCTGGAATATATGCGGAACTTGGCCAAAATATTGGATGCGGCCGGTTATGAGGAGTACATCGCATTCGATTTCACATTATCAAGCCATATGAGTTATTACACAGGGATGTTATTTGAAGTGTTTGCTTCTGGCAGCGGATTCCCGTTAGGAAACGGCGGACGTTATGACGGCCTAATGCAGCATTTTGGTTCGCAGACAGGTGCAACAGGTTTTGGTTTGCGTGTTGACCGTGTATTCGAAGCAATGCCGAAAATCAACATCGACAAAGATGAAGTGCTTGTATTGTTCGCGGCTGAGCGTTTTGCAGAAGCACTACAGGCAGTACAGCTGCTGCGTGAACAAGGAAAGCAAGTGACTTTCCAATCATATGAAGGCATCGAAAATATCGAAGCATTAAAAGCTCACTTTAAAATCGTTAATGAATACAATAGCAGGGAGGCGTAA
- a CDS encoding acyltransferase, with protein MRRTERYKVQGANSLWKVYNTVSFWKVMKCFIVIQIGRVTPVMAWKNWLYRTFLKMKIGKQASLALMVMPDSMFPERITVGDNSIIGFNTTILAHEYLIEEYRLGDVEIGSNVMVGANSTILPGVKIGDGAIVSAATLVHKDVPAGAMAGGNPMRIIFTAEQMAERKKNDKPVWQN; from the coding sequence ATGCGCAGAACAGAACGCTACAAAGTTCAAGGTGCGAATTCATTATGGAAAGTTTATAATACCGTTTCCTTTTGGAAAGTGATGAAATGCTTTATTGTCATCCAAATTGGAAGGGTTACCCCGGTTATGGCTTGGAAAAACTGGCTGTACCGTACGTTTTTAAAAATGAAAATCGGCAAGCAGGCATCGTTGGCATTGATGGTCATGCCGGATTCCATGTTTCCGGAACGTATTACAGTCGGGGATAATTCAATCATCGGCTTTAATACGACAATTTTAGCGCATGAATATTTAATAGAAGAATACCGTCTCGGTGATGTCGAAATTGGCAGCAATGTAATGGTTGGTGCAAACTCGACGATATTACCGGGAGTGAAAATAGGAGACGGGGCAATCGTTTCTGCGGCGACATTGGTGCATAAGGACGTACCGGCAGGCGCAATGGCAGGCGGCAACCCGATGCGCATTATCTTTACTGCAGAACAAATGGCAGAACGGAAAAAGAACGATAAGCCGGTTTGGCAAAATTAA
- the ppaX gene encoding pyrophosphatase PpaX, with protein MKTKALLFDFDGTLLNTNDLIIQTFMYIFDEKFPGQYSTEDCLRFIGPSLKQTFDELTPGETDVMIGKYKEWNALNHDRLVTSYDAVVETLEELHNLGIKLAIVSTKARESLARGLKVLCAEQYFDVIVGFDDVEHVKPHPEPVLVALEKLGVAKEEAIMIGDNSHDIEGGKNAGVRTAGVAWSAKGVDYLMSYEPTYMLHHMRDLLDIVKGE; from the coding sequence ATGAAAACAAAAGCATTGTTGTTTGATTTTGACGGCACATTATTAAATACAAATGATTTAATTATCCAGACATTCATGTATATTTTTGACGAAAAATTTCCCGGGCAATATTCGACAGAAGACTGCCTGAGATTCATCGGTCCGTCATTAAAACAGACATTTGACGAACTGACACCGGGCGAAACTGATGTAATGATCGGGAAATACAAAGAATGGAACGCACTCAACCATGACCGTTTAGTAACAAGCTATGATGCAGTAGTCGAAACATTGGAAGAGCTCCATAATTTAGGCATCAAACTGGCGATTGTTTCAACGAAAGCAAGAGAAAGCCTTGCACGCGGTTTAAAAGTACTTTGTGCCGAACAGTATTTTGATGTCATTGTCGGTTTTGATGATGTGGAGCATGTGAAACCACATCCGGAGCCGGTTCTAGTAGCACTTGAAAAGCTGGGCGTCGCTAAAGAGGAAGCGATCATGATCGGCGACAATTCGCATGATATTGAAGGCGGGAAAAATGCAGGTGTCCGAACAGCGGGCGTTGCGTGGTCTGCTAAAGGTGTCGACTATTTAATGTCCTATGAGCCGACTTATATGCTTCATCATATGCGTGATTTATTGGATATTGTGAAAGGGGAGTAG